Proteins encoded in a region of the Cardiocondyla obscurior isolate alpha-2009 linkage group LG18, Cobs3.1, whole genome shotgun sequence genome:
- the Mrpl11 gene encoding large ribosomal subunit protein uL11m, which translates to MSKVVGKMKMGKKLLEKIDHSSKLHVDIPAGMASSAPPLGSQLGQRNINIENFCKDFNKRTANIKEGIPLPCRIKVNSDRTYNLVIHKPPTSYYLKQAAGIQKARIKKGEIAGKITLKHLYEIAQIKIEDPSNALLTLQQMCQMIAGMARACGIEIVREIDPIEYEQFLKDREVTLAEFREELRLAKESKMLRTN; encoded by the exons ATGTCGAAAGTAGtaggaaaaatgaaaatgggCAAAAAACTGCTCGAAAAGATCGATCACTCGTCGAAATTACACGTAGATATTCCTGCGGGAATGGCATCGTCGGCACCGCCACTTGGATCCCAACTCGGACAG AGAAATATCAACATTGAGAACTTCTGCaaggattttaataaaaggacAGCTAACATTAAGGAAGGTATTCCTTTACCATGCCGTATAAAAGTAAATTCAGATAGAACATACAACCTAGTGATCCATAAACCACCAACATCATACTATTTAAAACAAGCGGCTGGAATACAAAAAGCAAGAATTAAAAAgg gtgAAATTGCTGgtaaaataacgttaaaacatttatatgaAATTGCTCAAATCAAGATAGAAGATCCATCCAATGCGTTGTTGACGTTACAACAAATGTGTCAAATGATAGCCGGCATGGCTCGCGCATGTGGCATAGAAATTGTACGTGAGATAGATCCAATAGAATATGAACAGTTTCTGAAAGATAGAGAAGTCACACTTGCAGAATTTCGTGAAGAACTTCGATTAGCTAAAGAAAGCAAAATGCTtagaacaaattaa
- the LOC139109781 gene encoding uncharacterized protein isoform X1: MNETLKLSDEPQIAAEDANSANNDAVEHHVMDILNPSLHHHDLIQSYVHVDVGSDSKQDPEKFEEPSKEGHSDNYSRIALELNPNDKNALIARSKCHLLLGDPQKALDDAEAALQLNPKDSSKSKAVYCKAEALYHLGDFEMSLVYYYRGMRIRPEFDEFRLGVQKAKDAIENILHKEVILRDVDLPTVIIIFSLPK; encoded by the exons atgaaCGAGACTCTGAAGTTGAGCGACGAACCACAAATTGCCGCCGAGGACGCAAATTCTGCGAACAACGATGCGGTCGAGCATCACGTTATGGACATCTTGAATCCTAGCTTGCATCACCATGATTTAATACAGAGCTATGTGCATGTGGACGTCGGCTCTGATTCAAAGCAGGATCCCGAGAAATTTGAAGAGCCGAGCAAAGAAGGGCACTCCGATAACTATTCAAGAATA gCACTGGAGCTAAATCCGAATGATAAAAACGCCTTGATAGCACGAAGCAAATGTCATCTTTTACTGGGTGATCCGCAAAAGGCCTTAGACGACGCTGAAGCAGCATTGCAATTAAATCCTAAAGATTCTAGCAAGTCTAAAGCAGTATACTGCAAAGCAGAGGCACTTTATCATCTTGGAGACTTTGAAATGAGTTTGGTGTATTATTATCGTGGAATGAGAATTCGTCCAGAATTCGACGAGTTTCGCCTCGGTGTGCAGAAAGCAAAAGATgcgatagaaaatatattac ATAAAGAGGTGATACTTAGAGACGTGGACTTACCGACcgtgattataatattttcgttaCCAAAGTAA
- the LOC139109781 gene encoding outer dynein arm-docking complex subunit 4-like isoform X2, which produces MGTTDIKQSLKMKQRQDRSKSLQIPEETEPGTLLTLGLREMRFGDVNVAINCINKALELNPNDKNALIARSKCHLLLGDPQKALDDAEAALQLNPKDSSKSKAVYCKAEALYHLGDFEMSLVYYYRGMRIRPEFDEFRLGVQKAKDAIENILHKEVILRDVDLPTVIIIFSLPK; this is translated from the exons ATGGGTACCACGGATATAAAACAGTCTCTAAAAATGAAACAGCGTCAGGATCGCAGCAAGAGTCTGCAGATTCCTGAAGAAACCGAGCCTGGAACACTGTTGACGCTTGGGCTACGCGAGATGCGCTTTGGCGACGTTAATGTCGCTATCAATTGCATCAATAAG gCACTGGAGCTAAATCCGAATGATAAAAACGCCTTGATAGCACGAAGCAAATGTCATCTTTTACTGGGTGATCCGCAAAAGGCCTTAGACGACGCTGAAGCAGCATTGCAATTAAATCCTAAAGATTCTAGCAAGTCTAAAGCAGTATACTGCAAAGCAGAGGCACTTTATCATCTTGGAGACTTTGAAATGAGTTTGGTGTATTATTATCGTGGAATGAGAATTCGTCCAGAATTCGACGAGTTTCGCCTCGGTGTGCAGAAAGCAAAAGATgcgatagaaaatatattac ATAAAGAGGTGATACTTAGAGACGTGGACTTACCGACcgtgattataatattttcgttaCCAAAGTAA
- the LOC139109787 gene encoding cyclin-dependent kinases regulatory subunit 1: MPVEQVQYSEKYNDDKYEYRHVILPIDLAKHVPKTHLMTETEWRNLGVQQSPGWVHYMMHGPEPHILLFRRMRPEVAAAPKCPSLLQREQPIYSI, encoded by the exons ATGCCAGTAGAACAAGTTCAGTATTCCGAAAAGTACAATGatgataaatatgaatatcG ACATGTGATACTGCCAATTGACTTAGCTAAACATGTTCCAAAGACTCATCTTATGACAGAAACTGAATGGAGAAATTTGGGAGTTCAACAGAGTCCTGGATGGGTTCATTATATGATGCATGGCCCAG agccACATATCTTATTATTTCGCAGAATGAGACCTGAAGTTGCAGCAGCACCTAAGTGTCCTTCTCTTTTACAGAGAGAACAACCTATTTATTCCATTTGA
- the LOC139109784 gene encoding uncharacterized protein T05G5.1 — MKHQQVTVDMTNMIFTACSYLALAGAVWIFLRLLQACFWLPKHLKRQNDVQNMLQEKVDSYEKYVLECEEKEKAEMLDEIDDEKKSLEMSVKWKERRECLDMLKRELERVREGKDMSDWDALLDEELKKHELEAKLLEEEEDSNNDTDREKCDSEKEIEKSEINAEPKKKK, encoded by the exons atgAAGCATCAACAAGTAACCGTAGACATGACGAACATGATATTCACCGCTTGCTCCTATCTGGCACTCGCTGGAGCGGTCTGGATATTTTTGCGGCTCCTCCAGGCCTGCTTCTGGCTGCCGAAGCATTTGAAAAGGCAGAACGACGTTCAAAATATGCTGCAAGAAAAG GTGGACAGTTATGAGAAATATGTGCTAGAGtgcgaggagaaagaaaaggcaGAGATGCTGGATGAGATCGACGACGAGAAGAAGAGCCTTGAGATGTCGGTGAAATGGAAGGAGCGAAGGGAGTGCCTCGACATGCTCAAGCGGGAGCTGGAAAGAGTTCGCGAGGGTAAAGACATGTCCGATTGGGACGCCTTGCTGGACGAAGAGCTGAAAAAGCACGAGCTGGAGGCCAAGCTCctggaagaagaagaggactCCAACAACGACACCGATAGAGAGAAATGTGACAGCGAGAAGGAGATAgagaaaagtgaaataaatgCCGAgccgaagaagaagaagtaa
- the LOC139109781 gene encoding outer dynein arm-docking complex subunit 4-like isoform X3, translated as MVHQSKGQSIVRARRDSILVRNALLVNEATVHVKNGSYHKALFLYNQALELNPNDKNALIARSKCHLLLGDPQKALDDAEAALQLNPKDSSKSKAVYCKAEALYHLGDFEMSLVYYYRGMRIRPEFDEFRLGVQKAKDAIENILHKEVILRDVDLPTVIIIFSLPK; from the exons ATGGTACATCAGTCGAAAGGACAATCAATAGTACGAGCAAGACGGGATTCTATTCTTGTGCGAAACGCGCTTTTAGTAAATGAAGCAACTGTTCATGTGAAAAATGGAAGTTATCACAAAGCCTTATTTCTGTACAATCAA gCACTGGAGCTAAATCCGAATGATAAAAACGCCTTGATAGCACGAAGCAAATGTCATCTTTTACTGGGTGATCCGCAAAAGGCCTTAGACGACGCTGAAGCAGCATTGCAATTAAATCCTAAAGATTCTAGCAAGTCTAAAGCAGTATACTGCAAAGCAGAGGCACTTTATCATCTTGGAGACTTTGAAATGAGTTTGGTGTATTATTATCGTGGAATGAGAATTCGTCCAGAATTCGACGAGTTTCGCCTCGGTGTGCAGAAAGCAAAAGATgcgatagaaaatatattac ATAAAGAGGTGATACTTAGAGACGTGGACTTACCGACcgtgattataatattttcgttaCCAAAGTAA